Part of the Falco naumanni isolate bFalNau1 chromosome 3, bFalNau1.pat, whole genome shotgun sequence genome is shown below.
TGGCTCTCGGAGGGGTACGTCAGCCCCTCGGAGGCCAGTTCCCCAGCAAAGGGTGGGCTCAGTGTGCCAAACCCAGGAGAAAATGAGCTCCACGCAGCGGAGCCGAAGCCAACGGGCACCTGTACCCAGCCAGGAGCAAGCAGGGTGTCCTGCAGCACCGACTGGATCATCAGCTGCCCCGAAACACCTCCCTCAATATCCGAAGGAGCGCCTGACCCCCAGatcccccccccatcccaccagccgCTTACCCCATGTTGATGGAGAGCAGAGGCGTGACGTCAGTGCGATCCGGGTACTGGTACAAGATCCCGTTGCTGCCGTTTGGGAAGATGAGAGGTGGTAGCTGGAGTCAGCTCGGCTCCGACAGCCACCCGGCCACCCTCTGCTTTGGTCCCGCAGcggctccttccctgccctgccctccacCCCACACAGCCCCCCGGTGTTgcattcctgctgctgggcagccacagctggtgGCTTTAGCCTCCCAGGTGACAAAATGGGTCCTTTCACCTCCCATGCAGCTCCTGAGCAGCAAACTGGtctcagcacccagccctggctgacCCCAGTCCCAACCCagagccccagcacccacctgagCACCACGAAGCAGGTCTTCCACTGCTCCTTGCCCAGGTAGGAGGTCCCCGCTTTGTAGTGCAGGATGCCGTCCTTGGTGACCGTGTTCTCAGCGGAGGTGTAGCTATTGTTGGTGGGTCCCAGCGCCTCGTCCATGGGGTCTTCCCAGTGAACGAGGCCGTAGAAACGCACGACGACATTGCAGGCCTGTGAGAATAAGGCGGAGGAGTGAACAGGAGGGGGGTCTCCCACGAGCCACCACCGCCTGCAGCGATGGCCGTGACATCCAAACTCACCTCGCACTTGGACTCCTGGGCCACAAACTTTGCAAGTGCCAGTTTCTCCATGGTGGCATCTGTGAGGATACTGGGGTACGGGGGCTCCCGGCACCCTTTGATCATGGCTGATTTCAAGGAGACCAGGAAAAACCTGAGAGGGAGGCAGAGATCTCCGATGAGGCCAGGGCAAACAGCCCCTCACCTCCCTCACGCACTGTGATGCCAAAGGGGCTTCCCTTCAACGTTGGCCTCCGGTTTTCCAGACCAAAGGGTCTCGAAATCAACCTACAGACCAAAGGCGATGGGGGCTGCAAAGTCTGAACTCCAGGAAGGAGACGGGCGAGACTGGGAGATGGACATCCATCCCACCACAGCTCTCGGCAGGGCCATCCGGGCCCTGAAGAGGTCACCTCTCTGGGCTGACAACACGCAGAGACCTGGGGATGTGCCTTGAAAGTCAAGGCCTCGTCTCTACTCATCCCAAGTGAACCAAGGACAGGCAGCCTGCGTTGCACAGAGCCCCGAGGCCGTCAGCCTGAGGGAGAGGTGACTGAGGGTATAATCAGGGAAGGGGCTTTGGGTTTATTCACGCTCAAGGCATTTCCAGCTACCTGCAGGGTTTCGATGGTGGCATCAAACCAAACCTCAAACCCTCAGCTGGTGGTAGGACTTTGTTGTGAAGGGCTGTCACCGGGGTTTCTTGCATTCCCCAAGTCACCCCGGGAGCCCGAGGGGCCGCACGCTGGGAGGAAAGCGCCGCAGTTCCTTGCCCAGTCCCTGCTTACTCGGTGAGAGCCACGTCCGCGGTGTCGAGCAGGAACTGCTTCCTCCGATTCGTGCACACCAGAGTCACCGTCTGCTGATCCAGCCCAACCTGTGCCACGTAAAACCAGTTAAAGCAGCCGGGTGGGAGATGAGCTGCAACGCAGCAGGGCTGAACCTGGCTTCTGGCCCCAGCAGAGAAGGTCAGCAGTCGCTCTGCTGCCCGTGTGAAGACACAAGCAAGCTGGGCACCCGCCGAGGTGGCATCTGACGGGGGATCACTTTGAACTCTCCCAGTGTCAGAGTTACTGGCCAAAAAAGCTCCCCGTGGACAGAGCacccaacaaaaccaccccaCCGTGCAGCTCCTGACACCCCTGCGGCCAGAGAGGTGAGGACTGCCCCCCCTCGCCTCCTGCTCCTCGCAAGAGGGCTGACCCGAGCCAGGCTGCACTCACCGAGATGTAGTCCAGCTCATTGTAGGAAACTGCCTCCTCCACCATGTACGGCTTCTCCGCTGCCCCTGGCACAGACACAAAGAGCCACGTGAAGGGGGGCAAaggacctgcagcagcagcaacagaccTGCAAACCAAGCTGTGtcccaggcagcacagagccacaggGCACGTGTCCCAGGGCTTCTCGGGGGACAAGTCACCCTGAGCTCCCTACTGTGACTGCCACTGCTCcgggggacacggggggactggcaggagctggcagtggACGTAGCAAGCTACGGTGCCCTCATTTACGGACAAGCCACGAGTCAAGCAagcctcctccctgcagctgagcaTAGAGGCTGTCGGGACAGGATACCTTTCCGGATCAGGTACACGTAGCAATCTGTCAGCAGGACGTAGATCAGCTGCAGGTTCCCCTCCATGTGCCCGGTGCTCATTCGGATCATCTGTGTGGAGAGAAACAAGCTCTCAGGCTGCGGCCGACGCAGGCACAGAGCTGGTCCTTCACGGGAGATGGATGGTGACCACCTTACCCTGAACAACTGCTCCTCGTTCTCCCGAAAGACGTGGATCATCAGCAGGAGAAGATGGTTATTATCCACCCTGTGAAGAGAGACAGTAGAGGATGGACACAGATGCAGAGCTGGGTGAGTCGAGAAAGGGCAATTCCCTTCCTGATTGACCTTGTCCATGATTTGGGCACCTGCTGACCATCCAAGACCTTTTTGTCCTGACCCCTTGGtgcctcttcatcctggaaAAGGGTGGGCTTTGCCTCCCCAACCCAGAACAACGGAAAAGTGACAGGTTGAGCTCAAGACTATTTGGAAGATGCTCTCCCTGCTAGGCAAACCAGCCTCACCTGAACTCGGAGGGATGGGTCAGCTCCGAagggctgccctgcccttcctccaCACCAGAGTCCTCAGCACTGCTCGGGGAAGGGCTGGGCTGCTCCTTCTTCGGCTCACGGAGAGCCTGGGGGTTGGCAGTTTCTGTCTGACCAGTTTGGGGTTCATCACTCGCCCCTCCAGACCCCTCTACTGCCCCAACTGCTTCTCCCTCTTTGtcttcttctttttcaggaGCCTCAGGGCTACCAGAAACATGTGGCGGTTGGCCAGGCCCTGGAGTGTCATGGTGGCCACCACCTGATGCAGCAGCGTTTGGACTCTCGACGGTAAAGCGGTAGAAGTCCATGGGGGCTGAAATCCCCTCACTAAAGTCGCCAGAGGACGATCCATCTGGGGTCTCCCCTGGCATGCCAGTCCGAAAGGACTGCCCGGGGAGCTCGAGGGGGGCGTTCCAGCCACCAGGGTCCAGCTGCCCATTGAGCCTGTCCATCACCTTGCTCAGCGGCTGCCCCACGCTCTCCATGGACGTGTCCTTCATCTCGGGGATGCGTAAAGCCAGCTGGCTGAGGGCAGAGCGCTGACGACCCTCCTCCTGCCCGTTCAGGTTTGGCTCAccagccggggcagggggggcatCGTCTCTCTGCGGGTCTTCTCTGTCACTCAGCCCGTTCACGCCGCTGTCTCCACTGGCCTGCTGGGTCTCAGACGCTACAGGTGCAGGGGTGTTCACCGGCTCCTCGGGCTTcaccttcttcttcttccccgTTTTCTTCTTCTTGGCTAACCTGCATGGTGAGACACCAATGAAGATGTCACACCTGGGCGTGCTAAGACTTCTGTAATATAGAGAGGGGTCCCACCCTTTCCCAACAACCTCCCTTTGCAGTTTTCCCTGTTGCAGAGAAATCCTTATACCAAGGGGAACATCGCTCAACACCCGAGTCCTCATCTCCATGCCAGCCAGCCCATGACAAGCAAGGTATGGGTGCTGCTTCCTACCtatccaaaaaagaaaagaggtgtTGGCTGCTGGAGGCAGCGTCTTGGGCTTCCTTTGGCTGCAAAGGGGATCACAAATGGATGTGGAGCTAAAGGGACCTGGGAGAAATCCCTTGAGAGCCAGATGCTGGGAGGAGAGGTTTCAAGAGGCCATGGGAATGCCGGGTCCCCGCCTGCCAGAAAAGGGAGATGCAGGCTGGAGCCCGAACGGcacacggggctggggaagtgTTCAGGCCTCCCACAGCACCCAAACTGCTGACAGGTCACTCTTGTTTGGGAAGCCAGCACCGTGCTCCCCTTGCCGTGTGCCTGCCCTGGGTTACCCAACACaacccagctcctctgctcctcccAGGAAAAACAGGGCACAAGAACAAAGCACAGGCCTGCTgggctggttttggggtgtCCCCGTCCCCAGGTGTGAGCAGACAGAGCCTTGAGCTCTTTGTCTGGGTTAAGGGCTCTGAGGGATCCCTGGGGATCTCCTCTGCAAAAGTCAAACACAGGCCAGCAGGTCTGCAGAGGCATCTCCCTCGACAGGTTTAGCCACAGCTCCTTGACAAACAAGAGGAAGGACAGCAGAGACGATCTGaggcccagaggtgctgcaaACCTGCCACCAGCTGGAGAAAGCTTCGAGTAAAAGCTCCCGGCTTCCTCTGAGCTCTCTGATACAGACTGTTGGGCAAAAGTGTTTAAGCTGAGCCGGCCTGTACCTCTACAGACCCAAGGAACCAGCTCTGTTGACACCTACAGAGCATCAGTTGGTGTCTGGAGGTTTAAAACCACTTTTTCACGATGGTATAAAAGCTACGCCACAGATGCTGTCTCTGTCAGGCTACAAGGGGTGGCAGGCACATCATCAACCTCTAGTGACAGATTACACTGAAGGGCACGTTTCCAGGCCAGGCAGCTCTGTCCCTACCTGATGACTTCCAGTTCTGTGCAGCTCTCAGACTGGTCCGTGCCTTCAGGGGTGGCTTCTGCCCTCTCCTGGGAAGCTGTGTGCACCGGCGTGGTCTCAGCAGAGGACGGCGCATCGGTTTTCTCCTCGTTGAAGGGGTTGTAGCGCTGCGTCGGGCTCTTCACGGAGGCCTTGCTGCCGTTCGCCTCCGAGGCGGTGGAGCGCGGGCAGCTGAGCGTGTCTGTGAGGTCTCCATCTGCAAAGACAAGAAGGGAAGAGCGGGATTAACGTCAGCTCGGGCACCTGGATCAAGTCAAACCAAGCAAAGCCGCgcgctggggggctggggcactACACAGTCACTGTACTGATCGCAGTGACACCATCGCGGGCACTGGCAGAGCGCCGTCGGACCAGCGTAGCTTCAGATTGCTGCGGGTAGCAGGCTCTTTGTGAGGAGGGACAGAGAGGCCAGCGTGCGACCCAGCATCGCTCTGCCTTTTGCACCCACTGCAATTTAGACAACGCCTGGAAATACCAGCTCGGCTACCCACGACCCGGCAGCCAGGTTAAGTAGAGGCAGCATCCTTGGGAAGGAACTGGAGGGGTCTGGGGGCCACAGTGCTCCTTAGCAAGGCGACAGCAAGCTAAcgaggctgctgccctgcattGCTGCTTCCCCCCTGCGACGGGGTCTTGGGAAGATGCTCGCCTGGCTAGAAGGGCAGGACCGGAGCCAGCCCAGAGAGCAGCGATCCTTACGGAGCTggctgctttcctctgcttgCATGAGACGCACAAGGGGGGCTGGAGGTGTGCTGGAGGGGGGACACAGCATTCACCGGGGTCCGAGCGCACAGAGGGGTTGTAGCACAACCGGCTTGGCCCACGTTAGTcttcagagggaaaaggagcagcagagaagggCGAGAGGAGTCATGCTCGGAGTTACCCATCCACAGAGTCATGGTTACAGGAAGGTTACCCAtgcccttctcttctccagcaccCTTCGTTTCCAAAGCCAGCTAGAAACctctggctgggcagggagacCCCTTCGGGAGGGAACCACAGCCCTGGCAGACTGACTCAGGGgcttacattttaaatagaaaaatgaaacctCTTATAAAACCCTAATAAAGGCAGTTTTGTGATGGCCAATTTCAAAGCACGGCTTTGTTCCTGCTGAAAcgcctgccctgcagcatggAGGGTGCGAACTCTATCAAGGGAAGTAAATCGGGTAGATTTTTAATGCCTAcattaaagggaaaataaaacatttacaagCTATTTCAGCCCCAGGCTTCTAGCCTGCATCACCAAAATGAACGTCACTTCTTTTGCCTAAGCCCTACTGGTTAAGACAAAACAATCTTtgtcaaaaatacaaaattttacCCCCAGAAGCATTTGCTGAAAACAAGGAACTGCCCCAACTTTCTTAACCTTTTGCTCTGGTACAAACATTGGTAAGTTAACCCGGCCGGGGGTTACAATTAAAACTTTGCTATGGCCAAGGTTTACTCATCAGAGTAACCCAGCCCAGAGCAGCGACGGGTCACACCGGCACCTGCACACGGGAGCTGTGCACAGCCCCAAAGCCGGAGGGATCTGTCCCCAGCGTCCCTCGGCTTCTCCCAGCCTGCACCCAACACCCTCAGCTAAGCTGCATGCTGGGCGTTGGGTTTGGGAACACGGTTCGTACTCCCTGGGTGTACGGTCAAGCTTCAGGGACACATGAAACCATTTCTGTGAGCATCTCTGTGCGTGGGGTAAGGAAGAAGGTGAGAGGGGAGCATGTTAGAGCCCAAGAGCAATCCACATGGAATTCAGGTAGGATCTTCCCAAATATTCAGGTGGTATCGGCCATGGAATTCGGACCCAAGGCTCCAACCAGCTTTCAGCTGCAAGGGACGGAGCGTGGGTGTATTTCCTCTGGGGTAAAGCAGAGAGAGGTCTCCTACTCATGTGTGTGGAGGAACTAGAACAATTTCCTCTAAAACAGGCTCATGCTCTTGACCGTAAAGGCCAGGCATAGCTGACAAGTTGGTTTTAAAAAcgagaaaataaattaaaaaaaacccaaagaaaacaaaagaagtgtAGTGACCCAAACTGAAGACAGCCATGTGCTGGATGCTGTGCCTTCAAGAGGGGTGTTTTGACGCAGAAGTAGGGTTCAAGGACAACAAAACCTCCCAAATTAATCCCCAAAATTAAAGCAAGCAGAATTaattcagctgttttccagGGCTTTCAGGAAATCAGAGAAGGTGGATCAGTTCTTCTTTACCCCAAAGAGGAAATCTGTGGTGTAAGGCCAGCTGGAATGTCATGCTCATTCCGGATGGGCACTGATCCCTGCCCGCCAGCTTCACGGTGAGGGcaattttgcagcttttattttggaACCTGGTTTGGAGGCTCCTTTATCACCACGGGCTGTAACATATTGAGCAGCCATGGACCTGCACTGCAAACTCCAGCCTTGCGTCTGCTACGCCAAGCGCTGGGACAGACGTGGAGAAGACATGGAGGGATTATCAGAGGCAGGAAAacatccccctgctccaggACACACAGCCAGGTGAGCGTGCCTGCACACACCAGGAGCTGGGGAAAGCTCT
Proteins encoded:
- the PLEKHM2 gene encoding pleckstrin homology domain-containing family M member 2 isoform X3 is translated as MEPAEVKDRILENISLSVKKLQSYFAACEDETPAIRNHDKVLQRLCEHLDHALLYGLQDLSSGYWVLVVHFTRREAIKQIEVLQHVATNLGRSRAWLYLALNENSLESYLRLFQENLSLLHKYYVKNALVCSHDHLTLFLTLVSGLEFIRFDLDLDAPYLDLAPYMPDYYKPQYLLDFEDRLPSSVHGSDSLSLNSFNSVTSTNLEWDDSAIAPSSEDYDFGDVFPAMQTMPSRGWEDGDLTDTLSCPRSTASEANGSKASVKSPTQRYNPFNEEKTDAPSSAETTPVHTASQERAEATPEGTDQSESCTELEVIRLAKKKKTGKKKKVKPEEPVNTPAPVASETQQASGDSGVNGLSDREDPQRDDAPPAPAGEPNLNGQEEGRQRSALSQLALRIPEMKDTSMESVGQPLSKVMDRLNGQLDPGGWNAPLELPGQSFRTGMPGETPDGSSSGDFSEGISAPMDFYRFTVESPNAAASGGGHHDTPGPGQPPHVSGSPEAPEKEEDKEGEAVGAVEGSGGASDEPQTGQTETANPQALREPKKEQPSPSPSSAEDSGVEEGQGSPSELTHPSEFRVDNNHLLLLMIHVFRENEEQLFRMIRMSTGHMEGNLQLIYVLLTDCYVYLIRKGAAEKPYMVEEAVSYNELDYISVGLDQQTVTLVCTNRRKQFLLDTADVALTEFFLVSLKSAMIKGCREPPYPSILTDATMEKLALAKFVAQESKCEACNVVVRFYGLVHWEDPMDEALGPTNNSYTSAENTVTKDGILHYKAGTSYLGKEQWKTCFVVLSNGILYQYPDRTDVTPLLSINMGGEQCGGCRRSNTTDRPHSFQVILTDRPSLELSAENEEDMADWMQYFCQAVSKGVIPQGVAPTPCVPCCLVLTDEKAFTCHEDCQTSFFRSLGTVELTDITAISTEAGKEYCILEFAQDSKQFLPPWVLYFSCTTELERFLSALNAAWRNIYQVDLLHKAILDAAVKKKCEDAQSLIDSAWQRSDSLCRGRAERDPWC
- the PLEKHM2 gene encoding pleckstrin homology domain-containing family M member 2 isoform X2, with the translated sequence MASIPSIVVVTQAACNKKTSGSSRDAEILLRFHTDAAQSVHAAGMGLLGSLQSYFAACEDETPAIRNHDKVLQRLCEHLDHALLYGLQDLSSGYWVLVVHFTRREAIKQIEVLQHVATNLGRSRAWLYLALNENSLESYLRLFQENLSLLHKYYVKNALVCSHDHLTLFLTLVSGLEFIRFDLDLDAPYLDLAPYMPDYYKPQYLLDFEDRLPSSVHGSDSLSLNSFNSVTSTNLEWDDSAIAPSSEDGDLTDTLSCPRSTASEANGSKASVKSPTQRYNPFNEEKTDAPSSAETTPVHTASQERAEATPEGTDQSESCTELEVIRLAKKKKTGKKKKVKPEEPVNTPAPVASETQQASGDSGVNGLSDREDPQRDDAPPAPAGEPNLNGQEEGRQRSALSQLALRIPEMKDTSMESVGQPLSKVMDRLNGQLDPGGWNAPLELPGQSFRTGMPGETPDGSSSGDFSEGISAPMDFYRFTVESPNAAASGGGHHDTPGPGQPPHVSGSPEAPEKEEDKEGEAVGAVEGSGGASDEPQTGQTETANPQALREPKKEQPSPSPSSAEDSGVEEGQGSPSELTHPSEFRVDNNHLLLLMIHVFRENEEQLFRMIRMSTGHMEGNLQLIYVLLTDCYVYLIRKGAAEKPYMVEEAVSYNELDYISVGLDQQTVTLVCTNRRKQFLLDTADVALTEFFLVSLKSAMIKGCREPPYPSILTDATMEKLALAKFVAQESKCEACNVVVRFYGLVHWEDPMDEALGPTNNSYTSAENTVTKDGILHYKAGTSYLGKEQWKTCFVVLSNGILYQYPDRTDVTPLLSINMGGEQCGGCRRSNTTDRPHSFQVILTDRPSLELSAENEEDMADWMQYFCQAVSKGVIPQGVAPTPCVPCCLVLTDEKAFTCHEDCQTSFFRSLGTVELTDITAISTEAGKEYCILEFAQDSKQFLPPWVLYFSCTTELERFLSALNAAWRNIYQVDLLHKAILDAAVKKKCEDAQSLIDSAWQRSDSLCRGRAERDPWC
- the PLEKHM2 gene encoding pleckstrin homology domain-containing family M member 2 isoform X4, encoding MASIPSIVVVTQAACNKKTSGSSRDAEILLRFHTDAAQSVHAAGMGLLGSLQSYFAACEDETPAIRNHDKVLQRLCEHLDHALLYGLQDLSSGYWVLVVHFTRREAIKQIEVLQHVATNLGRSRAWLYLALNENSLESYLRLFQENLSLLHKYYVKNALVCSHDHLTLFLTLVSGLEFIRFDLDLDAPYLDLAPYMPDYYKPQYLLDFEDRLPSSVHGSDSLSLNSFNSVTSTNLEWDDSAIAPSSEDYDFGDVFPAMQTMPSRGWEDGDLTDTLSCPRSTASEANGSKASVKSPTQRYNPFNEEKTDAPSSAETTPVHTASQERAEATPEGTDQSESCTELEVIRLAKKKKTGKKKKVKPEEPVNTPAPVASETQQASGDSGVNGLSDREDPQRDDAPPAPAGEPNLNGQEEGRQRSALSQLALRIPEMKDTSMESVGQPLSKVMDRLNGQLDPGGWNAPLELPGQSFRTGMPGETPDGSSSGDFSEGISAPMDFYRFTVESPNAAASGGGHHDTPGPGQPPHVSGSPEAPEKEEDKEGEAVGAVEGSGGASDEPQTGQTETANPQALREPKKEQPSPSPSSAEDSGVEEGQGSPSELTHPSEFRVDNNHLLLLMIHVFRENEEQLFRMIRMSTGHMEGNLQLIYVLLTDCYVYLIRKGAAEKPYMVEEAVSYNELDYISVGLDQQTVTLVCTNRRKQFLLDTADVALTEFFLVSLKSAMIKGCREPPYPSILTDATMEKLALAKFVAQESKCEACNVVVRFYGLVHWEDPMDEALGPTNNSYTSAENTVTKDGILHYKAGTSYLGKEQWKTCFVVLSNGILYQYPDRTDVTPLLSINMG
- the PLEKHM2 gene encoding pleckstrin homology domain-containing family M member 2 isoform X1, translating into MASIPSIVVVTQAACNKKTSGSSRDAEILLRFHTDAAQSVHAAGMGLLGSLQSYFAACEDETPAIRNHDKVLQRLCEHLDHALLYGLQDLSSGYWVLVVHFTRREAIKQIEVLQHVATNLGRSRAWLYLALNENSLESYLRLFQENLSLLHKYYVKNALVCSHDHLTLFLTLVSGLEFIRFDLDLDAPYLDLAPYMPDYYKPQYLLDFEDRLPSSVHGSDSLSLNSFNSVTSTNLEWDDSAIAPSSEDYDFGDVFPAMQTMPSRGWEDGDLTDTLSCPRSTASEANGSKASVKSPTQRYNPFNEEKTDAPSSAETTPVHTASQERAEATPEGTDQSESCTELEVIRLAKKKKTGKKKKVKPEEPVNTPAPVASETQQASGDSGVNGLSDREDPQRDDAPPAPAGEPNLNGQEEGRQRSALSQLALRIPEMKDTSMESVGQPLSKVMDRLNGQLDPGGWNAPLELPGQSFRTGMPGETPDGSSSGDFSEGISAPMDFYRFTVESPNAAASGGGHHDTPGPGQPPHVSGSPEAPEKEEDKEGEAVGAVEGSGGASDEPQTGQTETANPQALREPKKEQPSPSPSSAEDSGVEEGQGSPSELTHPSEFRVDNNHLLLLMIHVFRENEEQLFRMIRMSTGHMEGNLQLIYVLLTDCYVYLIRKGAAEKPYMVEEAVSYNELDYISVGLDQQTVTLVCTNRRKQFLLDTADVALTEFFLVSLKSAMIKGCREPPYPSILTDATMEKLALAKFVAQESKCEACNVVVRFYGLVHWEDPMDEALGPTNNSYTSAENTVTKDGILHYKAGTSYLGKEQWKTCFVVLSNGILYQYPDRTDVTPLLSINMGGEQCGGCRRSNTTDRPHSFQVILTDRPSLELSAENEEDMADWMQYFCQAVSKGVIPQGVAPTPCVPCCLVLTDEKAFTCHEDCQTSFFRSLGTVELTDITAISTEAGKEYCILEFAQDSKQFLPPWVLYFSCTTELERFLSALNAAWRNIYQVDLLHKAILDAAVKKKCEDAQSLIDSAWQRSDSLCRGRAERDPWC